In one window of Tripterygium wilfordii isolate XIE 37 chromosome 1, ASM1340144v1, whole genome shotgun sequence DNA:
- the LOC120004218 gene encoding GPN-loop GTPase QQT2-like isoform X1: MEPRPSDIREKITASETLTQDITTSTTSPWQAADKQRKWSAATILSPLDVIFFHQDRSISCHVISQREFPFQRLRLPVQCFLASGTTNEQAPLSSLFFPIIYFHTKKILFTEMSSDPDVHNLNMKSAEEGTSMQVDSDDALVSKEKGKEKEEITESMEKMHIESSTNFKRKPVIIVVIGMAGSGKTTFLHRLYCHVQASKLRGYVVNLDPAVMTLPFGANIDIRDTVRYKEVMKQFNLGPNGGILTSLNLFATKFDEVISVIERRADQLDYVLVDTPGQIEIFTWSASGAIITEAFASTFPTVVTYVVDTPRSANPVTFMSNMLYACSILYKTRLPIVLAFNKTDITQHQFALEWMEDFEAFQAAISSDHSYMSTLSQSLCLGLDEFYKNLRSVGVSAVSGAGVVDFFKAIEASAEEYMEIYKADLDKRRVEKQRLEDERRKENMENLRKDMEKSGGETVVLNTGLKDKEARNRDMMDEEIEEQEDDEDDYERSSEDEDEDLIDGDDEEVTRFHL, translated from the exons ATGGAGCCTCGCCCATCTGATATTCGCGAGAAGATTACCGCGAGCGAAACCCTAACCCAAGATATCACAACCTCCACAACAAGCCCGTGGCAAGCAGCAGACAAGCAAAGAAAGTGGAGCGCCGCAACTATTCTATCACCTCTAGATGTCATATTCTTTCACCAGGATCGTTCGATTTCTTGCCACGTAATCAGTCAGCGTGAATTCCCGTTTCAACGCCTGAGATTACCGGTGCAGTGCTTTCTGGCTTCTGGTACAACGAACGAACAAGCTCCTCTTTCTTCCTTGTTTTTtccaattatttattttcacacaaaaaaaatctt GTTCACGGAAATGAGTTCTGATCCAGATGTCCATAATCTGAATATGAAGTCTGCTGAGGAGGGTACTTCAATGCAGGTTGATTCTGATGATGCGTTGGTGTCAAAG gaaaaaggtaaagaaaaagaggagattACTGAATCGATGGAGAAGATGCATATTGAATCGTCAACAAACTTCAAGAGAAAACCAGTCATTATTGTTGTCATTGGAATGGCAg ggAGTGGAAAAACAACTTTTCTTCATCGGCTGTATTGCCATGTGCAAGCTTCAAAATTGCGGGGATACGTAGTTAACCTTGACCCTGCTGTGATGACTCTCCCATTTGGTGCAAACATCGATATAAGAGACACTGTCCGGTACAAGGAAGTAATGAAGCAATTTAACCTCGGACCAAATGGTGGAATTTTGACATCTCTGAACTTGTTTGCTACAAAATTTGACGAG GTTATTTCTGTTATCGAGAGGCGAGCAGATCAGCTTGATTATGTTCTCGTGGATACACCTGGCCAGATTGAAATATTTACCTGGTCTGCTTCTGGAGCAATTATTACTGAAGCTTTTGCTTCAACTTTTCCCACTGTAGTCACTTATGTAGTTGATACTCCTCGTTCTGCAAACCCCGTTACTTTCATGAGCAATATGCTTTACGCCTGTAGCATACTCTACAAGACGCGGTTGCCAATTGTTTTGGCATTTAACAAAACTGATATTACTCAGCACCAGTTTGCTTTGGAG TGGATGGAAGATTTTGAAGCATTTCAAGCTGCTATAAGCTCAGATCATTCCTATATGTCAACTTTAAGTCAAAGTCTTTGTCTTGGACTGGACGAGTTCTATAAGAATTTGCGATCAGTAGGAGTCTCTGCGGTGTCTGGTGCTGGAGTTGTGGACTTCTTTAAGGCTATTGAAGCAAGTGCTGAGGAGTACATGGAAATCTACAA GGCTGATCTTGATAAGAGACGGGTGGAGAAGCAACGTCTGGAGGATGAACGCAGGAAGGAGAACATGGAGAACTTGAGGAAGGATATGGAAAAATCCGGTGGAGAAACTGTGGTCTTGAACACTGGTTTGAAGGACAAAGAAGCCAGGAATAGGGACATGATGGATGAGGAAATTGAAGAGCAagaggatgatgaagatgattatGAGAGGTCcagtgaagatgaagatgaggatttaatagatggtgatgatgaagagGTCACCAGATTCCACTTGTAG
- the LOC120004218 gene encoding GPN-loop GTPase QQT2-like isoform X2 — translation MSSDPDVHNLNMKSAEEGTSMQVDSDDALVSKEKGKEKEEITESMEKMHIESSTNFKRKPVIIVVIGMAGSGKTTFLHRLYCHVQASKLRGYVVNLDPAVMTLPFGANIDIRDTVRYKEVMKQFNLGPNGGILTSLNLFATKFDEVISVIERRADQLDYVLVDTPGQIEIFTWSASGAIITEAFASTFPTVVTYVVDTPRSANPVTFMSNMLYACSILYKTRLPIVLAFNKTDITQHQFALEWMEDFEAFQAAISSDHSYMSTLSQSLCLGLDEFYKNLRSVGVSAVSGAGVVDFFKAIEASAEEYMEIYKADLDKRRVEKQRLEDERRKENMENLRKDMEKSGGETVVLNTGLKDKEARNRDMMDEEIEEQEDDEDDYERSSEDEDEDLIDGDDEEVTRFHL, via the exons ATGAGTTCTGATCCAGATGTCCATAATCTGAATATGAAGTCTGCTGAGGAGGGTACTTCAATGCAGGTTGATTCTGATGATGCGTTGGTGTCAAAG gaaaaaggtaaagaaaaagaggagattACTGAATCGATGGAGAAGATGCATATTGAATCGTCAACAAACTTCAAGAGAAAACCAGTCATTATTGTTGTCATTGGAATGGCAg ggAGTGGAAAAACAACTTTTCTTCATCGGCTGTATTGCCATGTGCAAGCTTCAAAATTGCGGGGATACGTAGTTAACCTTGACCCTGCTGTGATGACTCTCCCATTTGGTGCAAACATCGATATAAGAGACACTGTCCGGTACAAGGAAGTAATGAAGCAATTTAACCTCGGACCAAATGGTGGAATTTTGACATCTCTGAACTTGTTTGCTACAAAATTTGACGAG GTTATTTCTGTTATCGAGAGGCGAGCAGATCAGCTTGATTATGTTCTCGTGGATACACCTGGCCAGATTGAAATATTTACCTGGTCTGCTTCTGGAGCAATTATTACTGAAGCTTTTGCTTCAACTTTTCCCACTGTAGTCACTTATGTAGTTGATACTCCTCGTTCTGCAAACCCCGTTACTTTCATGAGCAATATGCTTTACGCCTGTAGCATACTCTACAAGACGCGGTTGCCAATTGTTTTGGCATTTAACAAAACTGATATTACTCAGCACCAGTTTGCTTTGGAG TGGATGGAAGATTTTGAAGCATTTCAAGCTGCTATAAGCTCAGATCATTCCTATATGTCAACTTTAAGTCAAAGTCTTTGTCTTGGACTGGACGAGTTCTATAAGAATTTGCGATCAGTAGGAGTCTCTGCGGTGTCTGGTGCTGGAGTTGTGGACTTCTTTAAGGCTATTGAAGCAAGTGCTGAGGAGTACATGGAAATCTACAA GGCTGATCTTGATAAGAGACGGGTGGAGAAGCAACGTCTGGAGGATGAACGCAGGAAGGAGAACATGGAGAACTTGAGGAAGGATATGGAAAAATCCGGTGGAGAAACTGTGGTCTTGAACACTGGTTTGAAGGACAAAGAAGCCAGGAATAGGGACATGATGGATGAGGAAATTGAAGAGCAagaggatgatgaagatgattatGAGAGGTCcagtgaagatgaagatgaggatttaatagatggtgatgatgaagagGTCACCAGATTCCACTTGTAG